The genomic interval ATAATGATTAACGGCATTCGATTTGACAACCAGCAATGGCAGGATGAGCACGGACTCGTTCTCAGCAGCGACGGCATCGATAACATCGAAGTCATCAAAGGTCCCCGCAGTCTTCTTTACGGTCCCGAAGCAATCGGCGGAGTCGTCAGCATCACCGATGAGCATCCCGCTGCAGTAGGTACAAATCTTGCAGACCTCAACTTAAAATATTTTTCAAACACCATCGGAATACTAGCAGATATCGGACTCAAAGGCGCGGAAGAAAAATTCAACTGGCTTGTCCGCTTCGGCGGTGAAACTCACGGCGATTACATAGACGGCAGCGGAGACAGAATGCCCTCGACACGCTTCGGTGGATACACAATGAAAACTTCGCTCGGCACAAATAAAGGAATATGGGTCGGCAACCTGAACTATGCATATACAAATTATACCTATGGAATCCTTGAGCAGCGTGACTTCCAGAAAGAGTTTCGCAACACAAAAGAAACACGCTTCGATAGAAGTTTTAACGGCGCGCATCACCAGCTGAAAGTCCACAACATGGTTTTGCAGAACACCTTCAATGCAGATAGGTCCAAGTTCAAAGTAAATCTCGGCTACACTTACAATCAGCGCGTTGAGCGCGAAGGCAACGATGAGCGATTTCTTCCCGATAGCCTGCAGTTCGGCAATCTCGATATGGTTCTCAATACTGCCTCGCTTGATGCAAGCTGGAACTACACTTTCAAAAAAGATTTTGATATAACCGTCGGCACGCAGGAGTTCATCCAGTCAAATAAAAATAACGGACAGCGCAGACTTATCCCCGATGCAGATGTAAGCTCGGGCTCGCTCACAAGTATTTTAAAATATCAGAAAAATAAATTCGGTTTCGAGGCAGGCGGACGCTTCGATTTATTCAAAGTCAAAACAACTGAGTACGGAGTTTTGGATTCCGCAAATTATTTTCCGCCGCTGGATTTAAATTACAACTCAGTCAACGGCTCTGCAGGCGCAACTTACCGCTTCAATAAAAATTTTCTTGTTAAGGCAAATCTCTCTACAGGCTTCCGCGCGCCAAACCTTGCCGAGCTTACTTCCAACGGTCTGCACGAAGGCACGTTCCAGTATGAGATCGGCAACAAAGATTTTAAGAATGAGCAAAGTGTGGAGGGCGATATCGGATTTGTTATCGATAGCAAGTACGTCTCGCTGGATTTCTCCGCCTACAACAACAGCATAAATAATTATATTTACCTCGGGCTTACCACCGATACTTACCGCGGCTATCCCGTTTACAGATACTATCAGGAAGATGCAACGCTTAAGGGTTTTGAGGCTGACCTTGTTGTAAACCCCGCTGACTGGCTTTCGCTTCGCGGGACTTACTCAACCGTTATTGCAAAGCGCAGCGACGGAGTGAATCTTCCTCTCATTCCCTCCGATAAATTTTCTGCAAGCGCTCATATCGAGCTGAAGAACTGGAAGTTTTTTTATAATCCCTACTTCGAGCTCTCTGCAAATACTGCTCTTGAAAAAACGCGGCTCGGCGAAAATGAAACTTCCCTTCCCGGATACACTCTGCTGAACCTCGGCTTCGGCTGCGACCTAAGTTTTGAGAAGGAGCTTTTTAATATGACGATTGCCTGCAACAACCTGCTGGATAAGACATACATAGATTTCATGTCGCGCATAAAAACTCTCACCGCCGTTTACGACGGGCAGACATTCTACGCCAACAACATCGGCAGAAATATAGTCTTCACAATCAAGGTACCGTTTCAGTTATCGTATTAGAGGGGTTCGAAGTATTATTTATATTTTGGTGTAACATAAAGTATTTTTAGATAATAATTAATTAATTAACTTTAGTAAAAATTCAAATAGAAATGAAAGTTAATGAAATATTTATAGCTGGGGGGTTACCTACTGTTACTTATAATCCTAGAGAAGATTTACAATTAGAAAGAAAGTTGACTGATTTTTTTGATATTGGTAATAAACTTATATCTGTTACTGGACCAACTAAAACTGGTAAGACTGTTCTTTGTTCGAAATTATTTTCTAATCAGAATTTAATAAAAATATCTGGTGGATCAATTACAAGTGAAGATGATTTTTGGGAAGCAATACTTCATGATATTGATGCAGAAATATATTCTTCTTCCACGCAAAATTCTAATTCTACAACGGAAGATTCAGCCGGAACGGGAGGTGGATTAAATGTAGGAGTAATTAAAATAGATTTGAAGAAAGGAGAAAAAGAAAGTACAACTACTGGTATTTCTAAAACCTCTACCAAAGTTACTAATGTCAAACTATTGGCATTAAAAGAACTACTTGAACAAAAAAGGGCTCTACTAATAGATGATTTTCATTATATAGATTCTAAAATTCAAATTCAAATAATAAGAGCTCTGAAGCAACCAATTTTTAATGGTCTAAAAGTTATGGTTTTAGCTGTCCCTCATAGAGCAGAAGATTCTACACGAGCTGAGTCTGAGATGACTGGACGCGTAGCTCAACTTCAGATTCCTTTTTGGAACGAAACTGAGCTTAAAGATATTGCAAATAAAGGTTTCAAATCTTTAAATGTTTATTGCAAACCAACGGAAGTGGAATTATTAGCAACTGAAAGTTTTGGAAGTCCTCATTTAATGCAAGAATTCTGTTATTATATTTGTATTAATAACGGAATAACTTCAACAGTTGTTGGACCAACTAAGGAATTAACTAAAACAACTGATGAAAAATTTTTCAAAGAAATTGTTGACACAATTGCGTCAAAAACAGCTTTCGATCGTCTAGCAGTTGGACCTCGACAAAGGACAGATAGAATGAAAAGAAAATTAAAAAATGGTCAACAAGTTGATATTTATACTGCAACTTTACATGCAATTGCTGCAACTGGCCCAAAAACTGAAATTGTTTATGAAGACTTAAGAAGTTCTATGAGAAAAGTTTTAGATGATTCAGAAAGTGCACCTCAGAGACATGAAATAACGAGAGTATTGAAAAAAATGGATGAAATTGCAAAAAAGGAGATAAAAGGTGAACCTGTTATTGATTGGGATAATGAAAATAGTAAACTATTTATTTCAGATCCATTTTTTGCATTTTACTTGAAATGGGCGGTAAATGAATGAAATTATAATTTTACTCCAACGTAGTTGGTTCGGAGTTCATTTTATCGGGCGGGTAGGTTTGGCATAGGGCAATTCTCTCTTCAAGCGAGGCTTCTAAAAATTGCAGGCCGACTTCCAGATCCAAAATAACAGGCATTCGGCCTTTATCATGGACAATATTTGTAAGCATGTTACCGACTGTAGTTATAAGCGTACAGGCGAAATCATTTCCTTCCTTCCTGTAATATCCTGCGCAGAAGAATGTATCTTTTTCTTTGATTGTAAACCTGTGAGGCTGTTTTATTTTTTTCTTTGTGGGCTTTCCTGTTTTTGGAGTGAAGGTATCTATAACAACATTTTTCCACTCGTGATATCCGCTCATTACAAATAAGCACGGATTCTCCTTTAAAAGCGACTGCCAGTAATCGGCTGCTTTGCCAGAGGTAATTTCTTCGATGCGTGAGTTTACCATAGGTCCTATCTGCAGCTTAAATCCCCAGCGCATTGTATCCATATAATATTCATCGTCAATCTTACGGATAACAGGAACAAGGTCAGTCGGCCGCATGCGCGATTTTCCGGGTGATACAGTTGACCTTACTATAAGCTCGCCCTTACCTGTTTTTCTGAAGGTATCTACGAGTTTTTCAGTATCGATAATTACATCAAAGCTTGTGCACATTTTTTTAATATAAGCATTTAATATAAAGAAGAGCGCAGTAGTATTAAATAAAAAAAGAAATAACTTTATTATTAAATAATAACCTTATATCTTTATGGCAACTAAATTTACGGAATATGAATCCCCTGGACCTGGCAAGCTCCGCGTTTTTCAACCCCGTAGATAAGGATAAAGCACACTCGGTTTTTAAGAGAGTGCGGATGATGCCCTTATATCGTTTTCCTTGTCTCAAAGAATATAACCTTGGAATAAAGGAACACTCTAACCGTTTCTTTCTTCATTTAGACCTGGATGCATTTTATGCGCAGGTCGAACAAAGAGATAATCCTAATTACAAAGGCAAACCTGTCGGAGTTGTATCGCTTCCTGATACGTTCACTAAAGGAATTGTTATGACTTCTTCCTATGAGGCGCGCGCGCTTGGAGTAGATACTGCAATGACTACTTACCAGGCAAAGACAATCTGCCCGCAGCTAATACTTGTACCCTGCTACGGACAGAAATATGAAGCAATACTTTTTAACATTTTAACGTTTGCAAAAAAATATGTCCCCGATGAAGCGATTGAGCAATATAGCATAGATGAATGTTTTATAGACCTCACTTCTGTTTGTAAAGATTTTAAAAGCGCGGAAAAAATATCAAGAGAGTTCAAAGATTTTATTTTAAAAGAAGAAGACCTCACCTGCTCGATGGGATTATCATTTAATAAGAGCTATGCAAAAATGGCAACGAAGCTTCACAAGCCGGCGGGCTTTACTTTGATAACTCAAAGGGACAGAGGAATTTTTTTTCCTATGGCAGTAGATAAAATATGGGGCATAGGAAATAAAATAAAACCGCGTCTGAATTTTCATGATGTATGGACTATACAAGACCTTGCAAACTGTCCCGATAATATTTTGCGGAAAGAATTCGGCATTAACGGCATCTGCTATAAACGGATGGCGCGAGGAGAAGAGACGGCGGAGATTTTCAGAAAGGAAACGCATGAGAAAAGCTTAATGCATCAGCATTCATTAACGTATCCTATTTATGAGCGCTTTGCATGTGAAGAAGAGATCGGGCGCAGAGTGGAATACATCGGCAGGAAGCTCCGCAGTAAAAATTTACTTTGTAAAAGATTGTTCCTCATTGAGCGGTTCACAAATCTGCAGTTTGATGTAGCTGAGTATAAGTTAACTCAGTTTACAAATAACGACAGGACGCTCTATGAATGCGCGCTTGAGCTGTATAAAAATATGCAGCATCCGACAGCGGAGCTGAAAGTGCAGATGTTCGGTATTATGGTGTGCGAGCTTGGCAGCGATTTGCAAAGTGAGAACTACGACCTTTTTAATCAACAGAAAATTTTACCGTATCACGCTCTTGATACAATTAAAACCAAATACGGAGAGAGCAGTATCCGTGTAGGCATCGGGAGGTATTAATGAACAGAGTGGTAAATGAACAAGTTGATGTGATAGTAAAATATAAAGCATCAGCAATAGAAATAATAAAATTCAAAAGGGGCAATACAGAGTACTCTGTAACGAAATACGGGAAGCCGTGGATTGAAAGAATTGGCGATAATATTATAACGCATTATTCATTGATTTGCGAAAGGCAGGGAATCTGCTGCGAGATATCACATAACCATATTTTGAATAAATGGCTGTTGGTGCAGTTTGATGTGCTGGAAGCTTAAAAAAGTAGTCGGGGCCAACGCCCCGTTTTAATTTAAACAACCGATTAGTACATATAGGTAAGGAAAATAAACATATATTTTTTCAATAATTACTTCATAATGCCTGAAATATATAGTTGTATTAACATTAATTTAGCAGAAAACTTACGAGGGGGCGTAAGTTTTGGTATGTGAAAAATCAATTAATTAAAGGGTAATTCAAAAAATTGACATAAAAAAAGCCCGAATCTGAATCAGAAACGGGCTTATTTTATAAAAAAGAGCTAATGGCCAGAGTTGAACTGGCGACCTATTGATTACGAATCAATTGCTCTACCAACTGAGCTACATTAGCAGAACATCTGTATTAATATCTGTACATATCGGATTTGTAAGGACCTTCTACAGTCACGCCGATATAATCTGCCTGCTCTTTTGTAAGGGTTTCAAGCTTAACACCTATTTTAGCCAGGTGAAGTCTTGCAACCTTTTCATCAAGATGCTTTGGCAATACATAAACTTTGTTCTCGTATTTTGAGTGGTTTTCCCATAACTCAAGCTGGGCAAGAACCTGATTTGTAAACGAGTTTGACATAACGAAGGAAGGATGTCCCATCGCGCAGCCAAGGTTTACAAGTCGGCCTTCTGCAAGGACGATAACTTCATGTCCGTCAACATTATAAAGGTCAACCTGAGGTTTAATGGTATCTTTAGTGTGGCCATAGTTTTCATTGAGCCATGCCATATCGATTTCATTATCGAAGTGACCGATATTACAAACGATTGCTTTATCCTTCATAGCTTTGAAGTGTGAGCCGTTGATGATGTTAAGGTTTCCTGTTGCAGTTACAAGGATATCGGCTTCTTTAACAGCTTCTT from Bacteroidota bacterium carries:
- a CDS encoding TonB-dependent receptor, giving the protein MKTLLTIIALFFCLNSYAQYKVTGTVSDAITNEKLIHAKVYIADLKKTISTDSSGVFSISDLPGTFVQLQFSLQGYRSYTLTIETDKITAPLQITLLPNEFTTEDIIVNETNPDKPYQADKINSRDLQRMGSMNISEAVARIPGVWELSTGTGVSKPVIRGLYGNRIGIMINGIRFDNQQWQDEHGLVLSSDGIDNIEVIKGPRSLLYGPEAIGGVVSITDEHPAAVGTNLADLNLKYFSNTIGILADIGLKGAEEKFNWLVRFGGETHGDYIDGSGDRMPSTRFGGYTMKTSLGTNKGIWVGNLNYAYTNYTYGILEQRDFQKEFRNTKETRFDRSFNGAHHQLKVHNMVLQNTFNADRSKFKVNLGYTYNQRVEREGNDERFLPDSLQFGNLDMVLNTASLDASWNYTFKKDFDITVGTQEFIQSNKNNGQRRLIPDADVSSGSLTSILKYQKNKFGFEAGGRFDLFKVKTTEYGVLDSANYFPPLDLNYNSVNGSAGATYRFNKNFLVKANLSTGFRAPNLAELTSNGLHEGTFQYEIGNKDFKNEQSVEGDIGFVIDSKYVSLDFSAYNNSINNYIYLGLTTDTYRGYPVYRYYQEDATLKGFEADLVVNPADWLSLRGTYSTVIAKRSDGVNLPLIPSDKFSASAHIELKNWKFFYNPYFELSANTALEKTRLGENETSLPGYTLLNLGFGCDLSFEKELFNMTIACNNLLDKTYIDFMSRIKTLTAVYDGQTFYANNIGRNIVFTIKVPFQLSY
- a CDS encoding SOS response-associated peptidase family protein, with amino-acid sequence MCTSFDVIIDTEKLVDTFRKTGKGELIVRSTVSPGKSRMRPTDLVPVIRKIDDEYYMDTMRWGFKLQIGPMVNSRIEEITSGKAADYWQSLLKENPCLFVMSGYHEWKNVVIDTFTPKTGKPTKKKIKQPHRFTIKEKDTFFCAGYYRKEGNDFACTLITTVGNMLTNIVHDKGRMPVILDLEVGLQFLEASLEERIALCQTYPPDKMNSEPTTLE
- a CDS encoding DNA polymerase IV, with the translated sequence MNPLDLASSAFFNPVDKDKAHSVFKRVRMMPLYRFPCLKEYNLGIKEHSNRFFLHLDLDAFYAQVEQRDNPNYKGKPVGVVSLPDTFTKGIVMTSSYEARALGVDTAMTTYQAKTICPQLILVPCYGQKYEAILFNILTFAKKYVPDEAIEQYSIDECFIDLTSVCKDFKSAEKISREFKDFILKEEDLTCSMGLSFNKSYAKMATKLHKPAGFTLITQRDRGIFFPMAVDKIWGIGNKIKPRLNFHDVWTIQDLANCPDNILRKEFGINGICYKRMARGEETAEIFRKETHEKSLMHQHSLTYPIYERFACEEEIGRRVEYIGRKLRSKNLLCKRLFLIERFTNLQFDVAEYKLTQFTNNDRTLYECALELYKNMQHPTAELKVQMFGIMVCELGSDLQSENYDLFNQQKILPYHALDTIKTKYGESSIRVGIGRY